A stretch of the Fusobacterium perfoetens genome encodes the following:
- the minD gene encoding septum site-determining protein MinD — MGKVLVITSGKGGVGKTTTTANIGTGLALEGKSVLLIDTDIGLRNLDVVMGLENRIVYDLVDLIEGRCKIKQALIRDKRNKNLSLIPAAQTRDKNDVTPEQMKELIDAIRGDFDYIIIDCPAGIEQGFRNAIVAADEALVVVTPEVSAVRDADRIIGLLEANEINEIKLVVNRMRMEMVKEGNMMSVQDIVDILAKDVLGVVPDDESIVISTNKGEPLIFKGNSLASKAYRNMIQRILGKEVPFLKLDVKKGFFKRIFG; from the coding sequence GGAAAACAACAACAACAGCGAATATTGGGACAGGATTAGCATTAGAAGGAAAAAGTGTGCTTCTTATAGATACAGATATAGGACTTAGAAACCTTGATGTAGTAATGGGATTAGAGAATAGAATAGTTTATGATTTAGTTGATTTAATAGAGGGACGTTGTAAAATAAAACAAGCTCTTATAAGAGATAAAAGAAATAAAAATTTATCTTTAATACCAGCTGCTCAAACTAGAGATAAAAATGATGTTACACCAGAGCAAATGAAAGAGCTTATAGATGCAATAAGAGGGGATTTTGATTATATTATAATTGATTGTCCAGCTGGAATAGAACAAGGATTTAGAAATGCCATAGTAGCTGCTGACGAAGCTTTAGTGGTAGTTACTCCGGAAGTATCAGCAGTAAGAGATGCTGATAGAATAATAGGACTATTAGAAGCGAATGAAATAAATGAAATAAAATTAGTTGTAAATAGAATGAGAATGGAAATGGTAAAAGAAGGAAATATGATGAGTGTTCAAGATATAGTTGATATTTTGGCTAAAGATGTCTTAGGTGTTGTGCCAGATGATGAAAGCATAGTAATATCAACTAACAAAGGAGAGCCTCTAATATTTAAAGGAAACTCTTTGGCAAGTAAAGCTTATAGAAATATGATTCAAAGAATTTTAGGAAAAGAAGTTCCGTTCTTAAAACTTGATGTAAAAAAAGGATTTTTTAAAAGAATTTTTGGATAA